The Sporocytophaga myxococcoides genome includes a window with the following:
- a CDS encoding DNA repair ATPase, with protein MAEVKPENTSDSKAVQLDSGTYEVLRSRLDKSGKDLRERLGKLNEDRKNVFGAIEQKLVATARITTENNCVPRDMVSLGTYLLFGYNVHIGLRSETVLTDVFSIYQYKDHSFVHAGLNKIQTELFESDFKELYKYYKSTSFEKFAIIGPYMYMIFRVGKGAKDIKTFKWLISGEELKYEGNRSEHEYKFPPQYGFEWERTSRDYHRKGKHPHVSVLDKVFIETIGGDLTVKIEDNTEDGEGIYSEPVEDKDQRLDDAEMYYADLGNIILLKIKPFKEDQFRYIVYNDKIKKAQRIDAIKDSCVLLPESHGIIFSKGYYLQTGEFKLFDNDLQGLRFEKRIQSPNGEDYLYVFYNDEHGAYILLPYNLIEQKVDNLILCHGYSIFDNGELIYFNDQNEPSKHHTIQIWSSAYFSSTYIPPIVPDSYLYKIGNKDIVRCMAECSEVLGLLSKNDEAYSNLYLDIVKISTDLLDSYYWIREEATFNLAQPVAEIKSTAAATIEEFEKVVRIKRNTLDQVKKQSDRAKAILDQIKRDRFEDINTFVNILSELRSLRGDIISLKELRYVDLIAVSDLEMNISDETEKLSAKCVEFLLQEKALLPYHERVTFLNAAAEKVTKVTEANKTEEEIAQVSNELEMLIQIVSNLKIEDATQTTKIIDTISLIFSEINKLKASLKNRKLELRRSESEAEFNSQIKLLDQSIVNYLDLSSTPEKCEEFLSKLMIQLEELEAKFPDFDGFIKIVSEKREELYGAFENRKLSLIEARNNRANALMSAAERILSGAKNRVATFDTAAEINGYFASDLMMDKLRDIVKQLNDLSDTIKADDIQGRMKNLRETTLRQLKDKKELFVGGANVVKFGNYNFSVNTQALELAMVNRHEEMFFHITGTSFFEKVTDPEFLNTKSFWNQHLISENDYVYRGEYLAWLLFNEGQVNSKYDKENLVKLDEPSLTVVVQEFISNRYSEGYVKGVNDRDAALILKALLHIEGGLDLLKYASEARACARFYWLHVLDENARRSFDLRLKGIGSILKIFPGKNTHQEIISLLKTGIQKFIEQTRFFEAEIAAEAADYLFDEMVRGNVFVISHEALELTKAFNAFLKKKKYEEECIASVQNLDGNPVNQFDLTRNWLKAFIDSEKSASHEFVDEAAVILLSGIDNCKEIIAKSEVVLEGLSGSHSLIQKGNYLFHFNKFVKKLSRYQREVVAGYSAYVKKKSALTESFRADLRLEEYKTNVLSSFVRNKLIDDVYLPLIGANLAKQIGVVGENKRTDQMGMLLLISPPGYGKTTLMEYVANRLGLIFMKINGPAIGHKITSVDPSEAQNGAAREELEKLNLAFEMGDNVMIYLDDIQHCNPEFLQKFISLCDAQRKIEGIYKGKSKTYDFRGKKVCVVMAGNPYTESGEKFRIPDMLSNRADTYNLGDIIGDKADVFKLSYIENCLTSNTITSKVANKSLKDIYSFVKIAETGDSSGLDFEVSYAAEETNEIVSVIQKLLSIRDAVLRVNQEYIHSASQAEEFRNEPVFKLQGSYRNMNKMAEKVVPVMNDEELKMLINTHYQNEAQTLTTGAEANLLKFKDITERITPEEKARWEEIKTTFKKNQRFKGIGDSGQITQLLTQLAVLGEGVEGIKNAIEKKSSE; from the coding sequence ATGGCAGAAGTTAAACCTGAGAATACTTCAGATTCTAAAGCAGTGCAACTTGATTCCGGTACTTATGAAGTTTTGCGAAGCAGACTTGATAAGTCAGGCAAGGACCTAAGGGAAAGACTGGGGAAACTTAACGAAGACAGAAAGAATGTATTCGGCGCTATAGAGCAAAAGCTCGTAGCAACAGCAAGGATTACCACGGAAAATAATTGTGTACCCAGAGATATGGTTTCTCTGGGTACTTATCTTTTATTCGGATACAACGTCCATATTGGATTAAGATCAGAAACCGTTCTAACGGATGTATTCAGCATCTATCAGTATAAAGACCATTCATTTGTTCATGCTGGGCTTAATAAAATCCAGACTGAACTTTTTGAATCGGATTTTAAAGAACTTTATAAGTATTACAAAAGTACTTCCTTTGAAAAGTTTGCAATTATTGGTCCTTATATGTACATGATCTTCCGCGTCGGAAAAGGCGCGAAGGACATTAAGACATTTAAATGGCTCATAAGTGGCGAGGAGTTGAAATATGAAGGAAACAGAAGCGAACATGAATATAAGTTTCCTCCTCAATATGGATTCGAATGGGAGCGCACATCAAGGGATTATCACAGAAAGGGTAAGCACCCTCATGTATCCGTACTTGACAAAGTCTTCATAGAAACGATAGGGGGGGATTTAACAGTTAAGATTGAAGACAATACTGAAGACGGGGAAGGTATCTACTCCGAACCTGTTGAAGATAAAGATCAGAGACTGGATGATGCAGAGATGTATTATGCAGATCTGGGAAATATCATTCTGCTGAAGATAAAACCTTTTAAAGAGGACCAATTCAGATATATAGTCTATAACGATAAAATTAAGAAGGCACAGAGGATTGACGCAATAAAGGATTCCTGTGTTTTGCTTCCTGAAAGCCACGGAATTATTTTTTCGAAGGGATATTATCTCCAGACTGGAGAGTTTAAACTTTTTGATAACGACCTTCAGGGACTTAGGTTTGAAAAGAGAATTCAGTCTCCTAATGGGGAAGATTATTTATATGTGTTTTATAATGACGAGCATGGTGCATATATTCTGCTTCCATATAATCTTATAGAACAAAAGGTTGACAACCTTATTCTTTGTCATGGTTACTCTATATTTGACAATGGAGAGCTGATCTATTTTAACGATCAGAATGAACCTTCAAAACATCATACCATTCAGATATGGAGTTCTGCTTATTTCAGCAGTACCTATATTCCTCCGATAGTTCCAGATTCTTATTTGTATAAAATCGGAAACAAGGACATCGTCCGTTGTATGGCCGAATGTTCGGAAGTGCTCGGCCTCCTTTCCAAAAACGACGAAGCTTATTCAAATTTATATCTAGATATTGTCAAGATCAGCACGGACCTGCTTGATTCTTATTATTGGATCAGGGAAGAGGCTACATTCAACCTGGCTCAGCCTGTTGCAGAAATTAAATCAACAGCTGCTGCTACCATTGAGGAATTTGAAAAGGTAGTCAGGATAAAAAGGAATACATTAGATCAGGTTAAAAAACAATCAGACCGGGCAAAAGCTATTCTTGATCAGATAAAGCGCGACAGGTTTGAAGACATCAATACTTTTGTAAATATTCTTTCTGAGTTAAGGTCATTGAGAGGGGATATTATTTCTCTGAAAGAACTCAGGTATGTCGATCTTATTGCTGTCAGCGATCTTGAAATGAACATATCGGATGAAACGGAAAAGCTTTCGGCAAAGTGCGTTGAGTTCCTCTTGCAGGAAAAGGCTTTGCTTCCTTACCATGAAAGGGTAACTTTTTTAAATGCTGCTGCCGAAAAGGTAACGAAGGTTACCGAAGCGAATAAGACTGAAGAGGAGATCGCTCAGGTCAGTAATGAGCTTGAAATGCTGATTCAGATTGTCAGCAACCTGAAGATTGAAGATGCAACTCAGACGACCAAAATCATAGATACGATTTCTCTCATTTTTTCTGAGATCAATAAATTAAAGGCTTCTCTTAAAAACAGAAAACTGGAGTTAAGGAGATCTGAAAGTGAAGCGGAATTTAATTCTCAGATAAAACTATTGGATCAGTCCATAGTAAACTATCTGGATTTAAGTTCTACGCCTGAGAAATGTGAAGAGTTTCTTTCTAAGCTTATGATACAGCTGGAAGAACTGGAAGCTAAATTTCCCGACTTCGATGGTTTTATCAAAATAGTTTCTGAAAAAAGAGAAGAGCTTTACGGAGCCTTTGAAAACCGTAAGCTGTCTTTAATAGAAGCTCGTAACAACAGGGCCAACGCCCTCATGAGCGCTGCGGAGCGTATCTTGTCCGGAGCAAAAAACAGAGTGGCTACTTTCGATACAGCTGCTGAGATCAATGGCTATTTTGCCTCTGATTTGATGATGGACAAACTCAGGGATATTGTAAAGCAGTTAAATGATCTAAGTGATACTATAAAGGCGGATGACATTCAGGGCCGTATGAAAAACCTCCGTGAAACAACACTGAGACAATTGAAGGATAAGAAAGAGTTGTTTGTCGGAGGTGCTAATGTTGTAAAATTCGGAAATTATAATTTTTCTGTAAACACACAGGCTCTAGAGCTTGCAATGGTGAACAGGCACGAAGAAATGTTTTTTCATATCACCGGCACAAGCTTCTTTGAAAAAGTAACAGATCCTGAATTCCTCAATACCAAGTCTTTCTGGAATCAACACCTGATATCTGAAAACGACTATGTTTACAGAGGAGAATACCTGGCTTGGCTTCTTTTTAATGAAGGTCAGGTAAACTCTAAATATGATAAAGAAAATTTAGTTAAGCTGGACGAGCCTTCTCTTACTGTCGTAGTTCAGGAATTCATATCCAACAGATATTCCGAAGGGTATGTCAAAGGAGTGAATGACAGGGATGCTGCTTTGATACTTAAAGCGCTGCTCCACATTGAAGGTGGCCTTGATTTACTCAAATATGCTTCTGAGGCAAGGGCATGTGCAAGATTTTACTGGTTGCATGTTCTTGATGAAAACGCAAGAAGAAGCTTTGATTTAAGATTAAAAGGAATAGGAAGCATTCTTAAAATTTTCCCGGGAAAAAATACACATCAAGAGATCATCAGTCTTCTTAAAACAGGGATACAAAAGTTTATAGAACAGACTCGTTTTTTTGAAGCAGAAATTGCTGCTGAAGCAGCGGATTACCTGTTTGATGAGATGGTAAGAGGGAATGTATTTGTCATTAGTCATGAGGCTCTGGAGCTAACAAAGGCTTTTAATGCATTCCTGAAGAAGAAGAAATATGAAGAGGAATGTATTGCATCGGTACAAAATCTTGACGGCAATCCTGTTAATCAGTTTGACCTGACAAGAAACTGGCTGAAAGCATTTATTGATAGCGAAAAATCTGCCAGTCATGAGTTTGTGGATGAAGCAGCTGTCATACTATTGTCAGGCATCGATAATTGTAAGGAAATCATTGCTAAATCTGAAGTTGTATTGGAGGGATTATCCGGAAGTCACAGCTTGATTCAGAAAGGTAACTATCTGTTTCATTTTAATAAATTCGTAAAGAAATTATCACGCTACCAAAGAGAAGTTGTTGCGGGTTATTCAGCTTATGTGAAGAAGAAAAGCGCATTAACGGAAAGCTTTAGAGCTGACTTGCGCCTTGAAGAATATAAAACAAATGTGCTAAGTTCATTCGTGCGTAATAAGCTGATTGATGATGTCTATCTTCCTTTAATAGGTGCAAACCTTGCAAAACAGATAGGAGTGGTGGGAGAGAACAAACGTACTGATCAGATGGGAATGTTGCTTCTGATATCTCCGCCCGGCTATGGTAAAACCACTTTGATGGAATATGTTGCTAACAGGCTGGGATTGATCTTTATGAAGATCAATGGTCCGGCTATAGGACATAAGATCACTTCAGTGGATCCATCGGAAGCACAGAATGGCGCTGCAAGGGAGGAGCTGGAAAAACTGAATCTCGCATTTGAGATGGGCGATAATGTCATGATTTATCTGGATGATATTCAGCATTGCAATCCTGAGTTTCTTCAAAAGTTTATTTCTCTTTGTGATGCACAAAGGAAGATCGAAGGTATCTATAAAGGGAAGTCCAAAACATATGATTTCCGTGGAAAGAAAGTCTGCGTGGTAATGGCAGGAAACCCTTATACAGAAAGCGGTGAAAAATTCAGAATACCTGATATGCTTTCCAACAGGGCAGATACCTATAATCTTGGAGATATCATAGGTGACAAAGCAGATGTGTTTAAGTTAAGTTATATAGAAAACTGCCTGACCTCAAACACGATTACTTCAAAGGTTGCCAATAAAAGTCTTAAAGACATTTACTCTTTTGTTAAAATTGCCGAAACCGGTGATAGCTCGGGTCTTGATTTTGAAGTATCCTACGCTGCTGAAGAAACTAATGAGATCGTATCTGTTATTCAGAAGTTACTTTCAATCAGAGATGCTGTGCTTAGAGTTAATCAGGAATACATCCATTCGGCCTCGCAGGCAGAAGAATTCAGAAATGAGCCGGTATTTAAGCTCCAAGGTTCTTACCGGAATATGAACAAGATGGCGGAGAAAGTTGTGCCAGTGATGAATGATGAGGAATTAAAAATGCTTATCAATACCCATTACCAGAACGAAGCACAGACGTTGACTACAGGTGCTGAGGCTAATCTGCTGAAATTTAAAGATATTACAGAAAGAATTACTCCTGAAGAGAAGGCAAGATGGGAAGAAATTAAGACGACCTTTAAGAAAAATCAACGCTTTAAGGGCATCGGAGATTCAGGTCAGATAACTCAACTGCTTACACAGCTTGCAGTGCTTGGAGAGGGTGTTGAAGGTATAAAAAATGCAATAGAGAAAAAGTCTTCCGAATAG
- a CDS encoding glycosyl hydrolase family 8 produces MRYSKIEKIIYVFVAIMLTSNVGQTQINTPSGATKPFGSNASYAYGMMPSNLPTTGSYGKASEIASIYNQWKTDYVENCGSDRARVKFDNTSQTVSEGIGYGMLLAAYAADKDLFNRLWAYYKSHRNANGVMHWRIDGCNSVSGQNGATDAELDAAMALIVANYQWPNTTSPHPYKSDAVALINAIKNHEINKSDGTFENGDMWKPACRNPSYQAPGYARVFKVFMAENGNADNAFWDNVVAKTEGLLINNAHSSSGLATNWCTPQGPPSDACSGSGTRPDKFGFDACRAPWRQATNYIWFGSSGMQTIINKQADLWIGKGGAGSVQGGDNMNHDGSGSGYHNSAFVGMVGAMSLAASNTSAHQSFCNAMYSENKNSNLAPNYFSKILQMIGLFVQTGNFWNPYQAGGTNNESPTVSLTSPPGNITVCLGAGISLAANATDSDGTISKVEFYNGTTLITSITSSPYSYNWTNAPAGTLTVTAKAYDNNNAVTTSASRTITVNNSPAAPGVTANVNYCLGASASALTATGTSLKWYTQATGGTSSTTAPTPSTTSAGTQTYYVSQTTNGCESSRASITVTVSQATAPTVTSPINYCQGATASALTATGNSLKWYTQATGGTSSTTAPTPSTTSTGTQTYYVSQTIGGCESPRASITVNVSQLPVAPVATSSISYCQGATASALTASGASLKWYTVATGGTSSTTAPVPTTTVAGTQTFYVSQSSGGCEGPRASITVTVIQSSAPVVTSSISYCLGATASALTATGTSLKWYTVPSGGTSSGTAPIPSTASAGTQTYYVSQTSGNCESPRAAITVTVIQTAVPVVTSQVNYCQGTPASPLTASGTSLKWYTAATGGTSSTTAPTPSTTNTGTQNYWVSQTGNGCESPRAQITVSVGAATAAPTVVSPISYCQGVTSTALNASGTNLKWYTSATGGTGSAVAPTPSTQVAGTTSYYVSQTGSGCESARTEIKVTIKAAPSAPSVQTPIVYGLSELSIPLTASGTNLKWYTTQTGGTGLAVAPTPSTTAVGTTTYYVSQTNAEGCESSRAAIVVNVLDLLPVYRAAAAPVIDGEEDDIWSSAVEKNISKVILPTVSSTADLSGTFKVLWNDQYFYLLADITDDVKISDSDPVYEDDGVELFFDIGNNKTSTYQNNDVQYTFRWNSTTVSSNPAGRSVAGINYSMKATTTGYVFEVRIPWSSLQASPLAGQLHGFDIHINDDDNGGGRDGKMSWTSVNDDAWQNPSLFGTMLLKELPVVAGIPNGNISGLKYYPNPFSNFVEIEGLSGEVSYSLVNINGQTVQSGKTTGKINTDCIPGVYSLILNLDSGNQYIKLVKVD; encoded by the coding sequence ATGAGATACTCTAAAATCGAAAAGATCATCTATGTTTTCGTTGCTATTATGCTTACTTCCAATGTAGGGCAGACCCAGATTAATACTCCATCTGGTGCAACTAAACCATTCGGTTCCAACGCATCCTATGCATATGGAATGATGCCTTCGAACCTTCCCACCACCGGAAGTTATGGCAAAGCATCTGAAATAGCCTCTATATATAATCAATGGAAAACGGATTATGTGGAAAATTGTGGCAGCGATAGGGCACGAGTTAAATTTGATAATACAAGCCAAACAGTTTCAGAAGGGATTGGATATGGTATGTTATTAGCAGCATATGCAGCGGATAAGGACTTGTTTAACAGGCTTTGGGCATATTATAAATCGCATAGAAATGCTAATGGGGTTATGCACTGGAGAATTGATGGATGTAATAGTGTGAGTGGGCAAAATGGAGCTACGGATGCAGAGTTGGATGCTGCCATGGCATTGATCGTTGCCAATTATCAATGGCCTAATACAACTTCTCCTCACCCATATAAATCTGATGCGGTAGCTTTAATAAATGCCATAAAAAACCATGAAATCAATAAATCTGATGGAACTTTCGAGAATGGAGATATGTGGAAGCCTGCTTGCCGGAATCCATCTTATCAGGCTCCTGGATATGCCAGAGTATTTAAGGTGTTTATGGCAGAAAATGGAAATGCAGATAATGCATTTTGGGACAATGTAGTGGCGAAAACAGAAGGTTTATTGATAAACAATGCACATTCTTCCTCTGGCTTGGCTACTAACTGGTGTACACCACAAGGACCTCCTAGTGACGCATGCAGCGGGTCTGGAACTAGACCTGATAAATTCGGGTTTGATGCCTGCAGAGCGCCCTGGAGACAGGCCACGAACTATATTTGGTTTGGTTCTTCAGGAATGCAGACGATCATTAATAAACAGGCTGATTTATGGATAGGAAAAGGGGGAGCCGGTTCTGTTCAAGGTGGAGATAATATGAATCACGATGGCAGTGGATCAGGTTATCATAATTCAGCCTTCGTAGGCATGGTTGGAGCTATGTCTTTGGCAGCTTCTAATACATCTGCTCATCAGAGTTTCTGCAACGCAATGTACAGTGAGAATAAAAACAGTAATCTGGCTCCGAATTACTTTTCAAAGATCCTTCAAATGATTGGATTGTTTGTACAAACGGGTAATTTCTGGAATCCATATCAGGCAGGTGGAACAAACAATGAATCTCCAACGGTATCTTTAACTTCTCCGCCAGGAAATATTACTGTTTGCCTGGGAGCAGGTATTTCACTGGCAGCAAATGCGACGGATTCGGATGGTACAATCAGCAAAGTAGAGTTTTATAATGGTACTACATTAATCACGTCCATCACTTCTTCTCCGTATTCATACAACTGGACTAATGCTCCGGCTGGCACACTTACTGTAACAGCAAAAGCTTATGACAACAATAATGCAGTCACTACTTCTGCTTCAAGAACTATTACTGTCAACAATTCGCCAGCAGCGCCAGGGGTAACCGCCAATGTTAATTATTGTCTGGGAGCTTCCGCTTCAGCTTTAACAGCTACAGGAACCTCATTAAAATGGTATACGCAGGCTACAGGGGGAACTTCCAGTACAACTGCTCCCACACCTTCTACAACTTCCGCAGGCACTCAAACTTATTATGTGTCTCAGACTACCAATGGATGTGAAAGTTCAAGAGCGAGTATAACTGTGACCGTATCTCAAGCAACAGCACCGACAGTTACTTCACCTATAAATTATTGTCAGGGAGCAACAGCTTCTGCTTTAACAGCCACAGGAAACTCTTTAAAATGGTATACGCAAGCAACCGGAGGAACTTCCAGTACAACTGCGCCTACACCTTCTACAACTTCAACAGGCACTCAAACTTATTATGTGTCTCAGACTATCGGCGGATGTGAAAGCCCAAGAGCAAGTATAACTGTTAATGTTTCTCAGTTACCCGTAGCTCCTGTTGCGACTTCTTCCATTAGTTATTGCCAGGGGGCAACCGCTTCTGCTTTAACTGCGTCAGGAGCTTCCTTGAAATGGTATACGGTTGCTACAGGTGGTACTTCTAGCACAACAGCGCCGGTACCTACAACAACTGTTGCAGGAACTCAGACTTTTTATGTCTCTCAATCATCAGGAGGATGTGAAGGCCCAAGAGCAAGTATCACTGTAACTGTTATTCAAAGTTCAGCCCCGGTTGTAACTTCTTCAATAAGCTATTGTCTGGGAGCAACTGCATCAGCTTTAACAGCAACAGGTACCTCATTGAAATGGTACACCGTGCCATCTGGCGGAACTTCTTCTGGGACAGCACCAATACCATCAACAGCGTCTGCAGGTACTCAAACTTATTATGTCTCTCAGACTTCCGGTAATTGTGAAAGTCCAAGAGCAGCCATAACTGTTACAGTCATCCAGACAGCCGTTCCGGTTGTAACTTCTCAGGTAAATTATTGTCAGGGAACTCCGGCATCTCCGTTAACTGCTTCAGGAACTTCTTTAAAGTGGTATACTGCAGCTACAGGTGGTACATCAAGCACAACAGCGCCTACACCTTCTACTACAAATACCGGAACTCAGAATTATTGGGTTTCTCAAACGGGTAATGGATGTGAAAGTCCTCGCGCTCAGATAACCGTGTCTGTCGGAGCAGCAACTGCTGCACCTACTGTAGTCTCTCCGATTTCTTATTGCCAGGGAGTTACCTCAACAGCTTTAAATGCTTCAGGTACAAATCTTAAATGGTATACTTCAGCTACAGGCGGAACAGGATCAGCTGTTGCACCTACTCCTTCAACTCAGGTAGCAGGTACTACATCTTATTATGTTTCTCAGACAGGAAGTGGCTGTGAAAGTGCCAGGACAGAAATTAAAGTTACTATAAAAGCTGCTCCTTCTGCACCGTCGGTTCAGACTCCTATTGTTTACGGATTGTCAGAATTATCAATACCATTAACAGCTTCAGGCACCAATCTGAAATGGTATACAACTCAGACAGGAGGAACAGGTTTGGCAGTGGCACCTACTCCTTCAACAACTGCTGTTGGAACTACTACCTATTATGTAAGTCAGACCAATGCCGAAGGCTGTGAAAGTTCAAGAGCTGCAATTGTTGTTAATGTGTTGGATCTTCTTCCGGTATACAGAGCAGCTGCAGCCCCGGTTATTGATGGTGAGGAAGATGATATATGGAGTAGTGCGGTGGAAAAAAATATCTCCAAAGTAATATTGCCTACAGTATCCAGTACTGCAGATTTGTCAGGAACATTCAAGGTTCTATGGAATGATCAGTATTTCTATCTTTTAGCAGATATTACAGATGATGTAAAAATCAGTGACAGTGATCCTGTTTATGAAGATGATGGTGTAGAATTATTTTTCGATATAGGAAATAATAAAACATCAACTTATCAGAATAACGATGTTCAGTACACTTTCAGATGGAATAGCACCACTGTATCTTCCAATCCGGCAGGAAGATCTGTTGCAGGAATTAATTATTCCATGAAAGCAACTACTACTGGATATGTTTTTGAGGTAAGAATTCCATGGTCATCCCTTCAGGCTTCTCCGCTTGCTGGTCAATTGCACGGGTTTGATATTCATATTAACGATGATGACAATGGAGGTGGTCGTGATGGAAAAATGTCGTGGACATCAGTTAATGATGATGCCTGGCAAAATCCTTCTCTCTTTGGAACAATGCTTCTTAAAGAGCTTCCGGTTGTAGCTGGGATACCAAATGGAAATATCTCCGGACTAAAATATTATCCTAATCCTTTCAGTAACTTTGTAGAAATTGAAGGATTGAGCGGAGAAGTAAGTTACTCATTGGTTAATATAAATGGTCAAACCGTTCAATCGGGAAAAACAACTGGAAAAATCAATACAGATTGTATACCGGGGGTTTATAGTTTAATTCTCAATTTGGATTCCGGAAATCAGTATATTAAACTGGTTAAAGTAGATTAA
- a CDS encoding phospholipase D-like domain-containing protein, giving the protein MNKVFFSPGEDCRQAIIEQLHQSVSSIKICVFTISDDLITDVIIARHQFGIDIRIITDNDKCYDDGSDIDKLHRSGIEIKVDKSPYHMHHKFAIIDNKIALTGSYNWTRSAALYNHENIVFTSDKGIVKDFKGEFDKLWEQMEDY; this is encoded by the coding sequence ATGAACAAAGTATTTTTCAGTCCCGGTGAAGATTGTCGCCAGGCCATCATTGAACAACTCCATCAATCCGTTTCTTCAATCAAAATTTGTGTCTTTACCATCAGCGATGACCTTATCACGGACGTTATTATTGCAAGGCACCAATTTGGTATAGATATCAGAATAATTACTGATAATGACAAATGTTATGATGACGGGTCGGATATCGATAAGCTGCACAGATCTGGCATTGAGATAAAGGTTGACAAGTCTCCTTATCATATGCATCACAAGTTTGCTATTATAGATAACAAAATAGCTCTTACAGGCAGTTACAACTGGACAAGGAGTGCGGCTTTATACAATCACGAAAACATTGTGTTTACTTCAGATAAGGGAATAGTAAAAGATTTTAAAGGGGAGTTTGATAAGCTCTGGGAGCAGATGGAGGATTATTGA
- a CDS encoding J domain-containing protein yields the protein MLIKRFFKILKSSLPKTKLSKEDLEIGKDSFENTDHPPTKPMDPGLKKEAEYCANLEVKYGAGFSEIKVSYKELIRKYHPDKHVHSEEKRKIAEEITRKLNEAYNYFEKKFNGQH from the coding sequence ATGTTGATAAAAAGATTCTTCAAGATCCTGAAATCAAGCCTTCCGAAAACAAAACTTTCGAAAGAGGATTTAGAAATTGGAAAAGATTCGTTTGAAAACACAGATCATCCTCCGACAAAGCCAATGGACCCGGGTTTAAAGAAAGAAGCAGAATACTGCGCCAATCTTGAGGTGAAATATGGTGCAGGTTTTAGTGAAATTAAAGTATCGTATAAAGAGCTGATCAGGAAATATCATCCTGATAAACACGTTCATTCTGAAGAGAAACGCAAAATAGCTGAGGAAATAACCAGGAAATTGAATGAGGCGTATAATTATTTTGAAAAAAAATTTAACGGACAGCATTAA
- a CDS encoding DUF6896 domain-containing protein, translating to MENHIREVYNCILEFEKHVELTDRIFKNHYKILVSPFKALREKLVPRMGTLKYEGGEISFRFHGYGCQFNFSGLIIDYDYGQPPDFNYEGFDSWKLFQFILSQKKYENLKDEPLFNSIILEMDSRKIIEKVNPQYHTFKLVE from the coding sequence ATGGAGAATCATATACGAGAAGTCTATAATTGTATTTTAGAATTCGAAAAACATGTTGAGTTAACTGATCGAATATTTAAAAATCATTATAAGATTTTAGTTTCGCCATTTAAGGCTTTAAGGGAAAAATTAGTACCTAGGATGGGAACATTGAAGTATGAAGGAGGGGAAATTAGTTTTCGATTTCATGGGTATGGTTGCCAATTCAATTTCTCGGGTTTGATCATTGATTATGATTATGGACAACCTCCTGATTTTAACTACGAAGGTTTTGATTCATGGAAGTTATTTCAGTTTATACTATCACAGAAAAAGTATGAGAATTTGAAAGATGAACCTCTATTTAATTCTATAATACTCGAAATGGATTCAAGAAAGATTATTGAAAAAGTCAATCCCCAATATCATACTTTTAAACTGGTAGAGTAG
- a CDS encoding PspA/IM30 family protein, with the protein MLNWFKRLFKIGEAEAHAALDKLENPINMIEQGLRDLREDLNKGLKSLAEVKALAIKAENDQKEKNKVALEYEHKAMLLLQKAQSGGLDPVEGDRLASEALMKRHSALSQIETLSNTVKQYNDMASKIESNNKLLKSKIDGWEGELDTLKARVKVAKSTKDFNQKLAGLDANNTLRMLEKMKDKINQEEALAQSYGEIADNNKSVDDQINKALEGSLTHPLIADSLAHLKAKIAIDSTKKLEN; encoded by the coding sequence ATGTTAAACTGGTTCAAACGTCTTTTTAAAATTGGTGAAGCTGAAGCACACGCTGCTCTTGATAAACTTGAAAATCCTATTAATATGATTGAGCAGGGATTACGGGATCTTCGTGAAGATCTGAACAAAGGACTGAAAAGCCTTGCTGAGGTTAAAGCCCTTGCCATAAAAGCGGAAAACGACCAGAAAGAAAAAAATAAAGTAGCATTGGAATATGAGCATAAAGCAATGCTGCTCTTACAGAAAGCTCAATCAGGCGGTCTTGATCCTGTTGAAGGGGACAGACTTGCAAGTGAAGCTTTAATGAAAAGACATTCCGCTCTTTCTCAGATAGAGACATTAAGCAATACTGTAAAGCAATACAACGATATGGCCTCAAAAATTGAGAGCAACAATAAACTGCTAAAAAGTAAAATAGATGGTTGGGAAGGTGAACTTGACACTCTGAAAGCCCGTGTAAAAGTTGCAAAGAGTACTAAAGATTTTAACCAGAAACTTGCAGGACTTGATGCCAATAATACTCTAAGAATGCTGGAGAAAATGAAAGATAAAATAAATCAGGAAGAGGCGCTGGCACAGTCTTATGGAGAAATAGCAGATAATAATAAATCTGTGGATGATCAAATCAATAAGGCGCTGGAAGGCAGTCTTACACATCCATTAATTGCCGATTCTCTTGCACACCTGAAAGCAAAAATTGCAATTGACTCTACCAAAAAATTAGAAAATTAA